From Coffea arabica cultivar ET-39 chromosome 2e, Coffea Arabica ET-39 HiFi, whole genome shotgun sequence, the proteins below share one genomic window:
- the LOC140037251 gene encoding G-type lectin S-receptor-like serine/threonine-protein kinase LECRK3 has protein sequence MASSFLHHLGLIPLFAMLYVTVAQTNYQKISLGRSLVASDDSDSWPSPSGEFAFGFHRLENQNLYLLSIWFDNIPNKTLVWYANGDNPVPKGSKVELTSDGLLNLKDPGGNIVWHPNPIPSGVAYADMLDTGNFVLVGTNTSNVWQSFDNPADTLLPTQILGVDISVSARTAAENFTRSRFELRLIRDGNLVLNTIAWPKENKYEAYYWSNTVDSPDGITGNKLIFNESGYLYIIKTEGDVVNVNSASTIPSFPIRDYYHRVTVDYDGVLRQYAHPKTPKNGEWTAIWFAPNDICSSMNGERGGGTCGFNSYCSPGSTDGSPNCQCLPGFRFSDPGNKFNGCKRDAIQNCDLGSLRPEDIYDMQELNVNWPNSTNYDSLESLSDVECSKSCLYDCQCVVAVNVDGACRKKKFPVSNGKMLQPNNGKAFVKVPISNTSSSDSYTRIDWPKRSPATFSMVAKLLLGSSVFLNLLLVVAILLIVLRSYDGRTKLHRPPSLLDSNLCTFTYQDLKVSTDCFKEEIGRGSFGTVYKGVLPLSGTLTIVAVKKLHNMSQDGEREFKTEASVIAKIHHKNLVRLIGFCNEGPHKLLVYEFMSNGSLARFIFGESRPEWGKRIQLAFEIARGLTYLHEECSTQIIHCDIKPQNILVDDSFTARISDFGLAKLLISDQSRTLTEIRGTKGYVAPEWFRNTRITAKVDVYSYGVMLLEIICSRKSIDMERQNEAEQILVDWVSDCYKSRKLDKLVEDDEEARSDLKLLEKLVMVALWCIQEDPTVRPSMKMVLYMLEGVCIVSAPPSPFPDGSIS, from the coding sequence ATGGCTTCTagttttcttcatcatcttggcctCATTCCTCTCTTTGCCATGCTATATGTGACAGTTGCTCAAACTAATTATCAAAAAATTAGTTTGGGAAGGTCACTTGTAGCCTCTGATGATTCAGATTCCTGGCCATCACCTTCCGGTGAGTTTGCCTTTGGATTTCATCGTCTCGAGAACCAAAACCTTTATTTGCTATCCATTTGGTTTGACAACATACCAAATAAAACACTAGTTTGGTATGCAAATGGAGATAATCCAGTTCCAAAAGGATCCAAAGTCGAGCTAACAAGTGATGGTCTGCTCAACCTCAAGGACCCTGGAGGGAACATCGTCTGGCATCCGAATCCCATCCCTTCTGGCGTTGCTTATGCTGATATGCTTGACACTGGCAATTTTGTTCTCGTAGGCACTAATACGAGTAACGTTTGGCAGAGTTTTGATAACCCTGCAGACACTCTCTTGCCAACTCAAATACTAGGAGTCGATATATCAGTTTCTGCTAGGACAGCCGCAGAAAATTTCACAAGGAGTCGGTTTGAGCTTCGCCTGATTCGAGATGGGAATCTTGTGCTTAACACAATTGCGTggccaaaagaaaataaatatgaaGCTTATTATTGGAGCAATACTGTTGATTCACCAGATGGAATCACTGGGAACAAGCTTATTTTTAACGAGTCAGGTTACCTTTATATTATCAAGACTGAGGGAGATGTTGTTAATGTTAACTCTGCAAGCACTATTCCAAGTTTTCCAATAAGAGATTATTATCACAGGGTAACAGTTGACTATGATGGGGTTCTCCGCCAGTATGCTCATCCCAAGACTCCCAAAAATGGGGAATGGACTGCCATCTGGTTTGCTCCCAATGATATATGTTCTTCTATGAATGGTGAGAGAGGCGGTGGCACTTGTGGTTTCAATAGCTATTGCTCCCCTGGTAGTACAGATGGAAGCCCAAATTGCCAGTGCCTTCCAGGCTTTAGGTTCTCGGATCCAGGCAACAAGTTCAACGGTTGTAAGCGAGATGCAATCCAAAACTGTGATCTTGGTAGCCTGAGACCAGAAGATATATATGACATGCAAGAGTTGAACGTGAATTGGCCCAATTCTACAAACTACGATTCTTTGGAGTCATTGAGTGATGTTGAGTGTAGCAAGTCTTGCTTGTATGATTGCCAGTGTGTTGTTGCTGTCAATGTCGATGGGGCCTGTCGAAAGAAGAAATTCCCTGTTTCCAATGGGAAAATGCTCCAGCCTAACAATGGAAAGGCTTTTGTTAAGGTACCAATCTCTAACACTTCATCAAGTGATTCTTATACAAGAATAGACTGGCCAAAAAGATCCCCGGCCACATTTTCTATGGTAGCAAAACTTCTGCTAGGAAGCTCAGTATTTCTTAACTTGCTGCTAGTGGTGGCTATATTGCTCATCGTCCTTCGATCATATGATGGAAGGACTAAACTTCACAGACCACCAAGTCTATTGGATAGTAATCTTTGCACCTTCACATATCAAGACCTTAAAGTGTCTACAGATTGTTTCAAGGAAGAAATAGGAAGGGGCTCTTTTGGTACTGTATATAAAGGGGTCTTGCCATTGTCAGGCACACTAACTATAGTTGCCGTCAAGAAGTTACACAACATGTCACAAGATGGCGAGCGGGAATTCAAAACAGAAGCAAGTGTAATAGCAAAGATCCACCATAAGAATCTAGTCAGACTAATCGGATTCTGCAATGAAGGGCCACATAAACTTTTGGTGTATGAGTTTATGAGCAACGGATCACTTGCTCGCTTCATTTTTGGAGAGTCAAGGCCTGAATGGGGCAAACGAATCCAGCTTGCATTTGAGATTGCCAGAGGGCTTACGTATTTGCATGAAGAGTGCAGCACACAGATCATTCATTGCGATATTAAGCCCCAAAACATCCTTGTGGATGATTCATTTACAGCAAGAATCTCTGATTTTGGATTGGCAAAGCTTCTGATAAGTGATCAATCTCGGACACTGACAGAAATTAGAGGCACAAAGGGCTACGTGGCACCGGAGTGGTTCAGGAACACACGAATTACTGCAAAGGTGGATGTTTACAGTTACGGTGTGATGTTGTTAGAGATCATCTGCAGTCGGAAATCGATTGATATGGAAAGACAAAATGAAGCGGAGCAAATCCTGGTAGATTGGGTGTCTGATTGCTACAAATCAAGAAAGCTAGATAAACTTGTAGAAGATGACGAAGAGGCAAGAAGTGACCTGAAGCTACTGGAGAAGCTTGTAATGGTGGCCCTTTGGTGCATTCAGGAGGATCCCACTGTAAGGCCGTCCATGAAAATGGTCTTATATATGCTTGAGGGAGTATGCATAGTTTCAGCACCTCCATCTCCTTTCCCCGATGGCTCAATCTCTTGA
- the LOC113732189 gene encoding uncharacterized protein — protein sequence MWRFKPFMPKEQAGLEGRTIDIGNLKIQVRNAIAEGGFSCVYLARDAIHGTKQYALKHIICNDEESLELVMREISVMKLLKGHPNVVPLCAHTIFDMGRTKEALLVMDYCEKSLVTMLDNRGAGFLEEKQIFMIFRDVCNAVFAMHCQSPPIAHRDLKAENLLLGPDGLWKLCDFGSTSTNHKRFEKPEEMGIEEDNIRKHTTPAYRAPEMWDLFRRDIISEKVDIWALGCLLYRICYLKSAFDGESKLQVLNGNYRIPELPKYCTSLTDLIRDMLQSSPDSRPDITQVWFRVNSLLPEGLQKSLPDRPPEMDQRATEGHEGLPKPTAKTHPMPRRNPPPPPSAAEPARNSQATHNSRPAGSAGPLGAFWSSQHAKDSYLSEDNTRPKFDEELTSHFSSRNDINRLEQIPVSKRASTPENINISNYPVQKNVPEKVVSRSGDGSSNDFEINLFNDNLGRSTEGVKAPKSESSAGFPAFTAFVAEFGDKLSPQSNSRNLAKEELLQAEIEKLKEQVMQINVEKAEITSKYEKLSAICRSQRQEIHELKQALATRTPSPKRESFKTQASFASHPSTAPKEKIEGTVWELQQGLLDQSSTSPDPRAWQAFADDPPPQTSVNSNSRSVRTRNGRQTNHVSEVNSGANTWGFGTDNFKAAPAASSHINAHTVEATNSRRFSERKDIESSQTSQPAGWAGF from the exons ATGTGGAGATTCAAGCCCTTCATGCCCAAGGAACAGGCTGGGCTTGAAGGTCGCACTATTGACATAGGTAACCTCAAAATTCAGGTTCGCAACGCCATCGCAGAGGGTGGGTTTTCTTGTGTTTACTTAGCACGAGATGCTATACATGGTACAAAGCAGTATGCTCTAAAGCACATTATATGCAATGATGAAGAATCTCTTGAACTAGTGATGAGAGAAATTTCTGTCATGAAATTGCTTAAGGGACATCCTAACGTCGTTCCACTTTGTGCCCATACAATCTTTGATATGGGCCGCACAAAGGAAGCTCTTCTTGTCATGGATTATTGTGAGAAGTCTCTGGTGACCATGCTGGATAATAGGGGAGCAGGTTTCTTGGAGGAGAAAcagatttttatgattttcagaGATGTGTGCAATGCTGTCTTTGCAATGCACTGCCAGTCTCCACCTATTGCTCACCG AGACTTGAAGGCTGAGAATCTTTTGCTGGGACCTGATGGATTATGGAAGTTGTGTGATTTTGGTAGTACGTCTACTAATCACAAGCGCTTTGAGAAGCCAGAGGAAATGGGAATTGAGGAAGACAATATAAGGAAACATACAACACCTGCCTATAGGGCCCCTGAG ATGTGGGATTTATTTCGGAGAGATATTATCAGTGAGAAGGTTGATATATGG GCTCTTGGGTGTCTATTATACCGCATATGCTATTTGAAGTCAGCTTTTGATGGGGAATCCAAGCTACAAGTCTTAAATGGAAATTATCGCATcccagaattaccaaaatacTGCACTTCTTTGACAGACCTTATCAGAGATATGCTTCAATCATCACCAGATTCCAGACCAGATATAACACAG GTCTGGTTTCGTGTCAATAGCTTGTTACCTGAAGGTTTGCAAAAGTCATTGCCTGACAGACCTCCAGAAATGGATCAACGGGCTACCGAGGGTCATGAAG GACTTCCAAAACCTACTGCCAAGACCCATCCTATGCCACGTAGAAATCCACCACCTCCTCCCTCAGCAGCTGAACCTGCTAGGAATTCGCAAGCAACACACAATTCCAGGCCAGCTGGAAGTGCGGGTCCTTTAGGAGCCTTCTGGTCCTCTCAACACGCAAAGGATTCATACCTTTCTGAGGACAATACCAGACCTAAATTTGATGAAGAGTTAACTAGCCATTTTTCATCAAGAAATGATATTAATCGGTTGGAACAAATTCCAGTTTCCAAACGAGCTAGTACTCCTGAAAACATCAATATCTCAAACTATCCTGTCCAAAAGAATGTGCCTGAAAAAGTAGTGAGCAGGTCAGGGGATGGTTCTTCAAACGACTTTGAGATCAATCTGTTCAACGATAATTTGGGCCGTAGTACCGAAGGGGTAAAAGCACCAAAGTCAGAGAGTTCAGCTGGCTTTCCAGCATTCACTGCTTTTGTAGCTGAATTTGGTGATAAGTTGAGCCCTCAAAGTAACAGTAGGAACTTAGCGAAGGAAGAGTTGTTACAAGCTGAAATAGAAAAGTTAAAGGAGCAGGTGATGCAAATAAATGTGGAAAAGGCGGAAATAACCTCCAAATATGAAAAGCTATCAGCAATATGCCGATCACAACGACAGGAGATACATGAGCTTAAACAAGCTCTTGCCACAAGAACTCCTTCACCGAAAAGAGAATCCTTCAAAACTCAAGCGTCTTTTGCAAGTCATCCATCTACTGCACCG aaagaaaagattgaagGAACGGTCTGGGAACTACAACAAGGATTACTTGACCAGAGTTCTACAAGCCCTGATCCTAGGGCTTGGCAGGCTTTTGCTGATGATCCTCCACCACAGACATCTGTAAACAGCAATTCCAGATCTGTTAGAACAAGAAATGGGCGCCAAACCAATCATGTTTCTGAAGTTAACTCAGGTGCCAATACATGGGGATTTGGAACAGATAATTTCAAGGCAGCTCCTGCTGCCAGCTCTCATATAAATGCACACACTGTTGAAGCAACTAATTCTCGGCGTTTCAGTGAAAGAAAGGATATAGAAAGCAGTCAAACTTCCCAGCCTGCAGGATGGGCTGGTTTTTAG